One window of the Klebsiella sp. WP3-W18-ESBL-02 genome contains the following:
- a CDS encoding DUF3486 family protein, with the protein METTKPTRGRASKVDLLPEDVKKTLHAMLRDKAIPQAQILEEINALIDDAGLPEDMRLSRSGLNRYATSVEQVGQNLRQMREMTQALTSQLGDKPMGETTKLILEMARSQLFKALMRQIEDPEAEVDIDMLKNAMLAAQRLESTAMSSHKREKEIRQAFAEEAANAVSDELRGTDGMSEELEQRIRNVLLGKA; encoded by the coding sequence ATGGAAACGACAAAACCCACTCGCGGCCGCGCGTCGAAAGTTGATCTGCTGCCTGAAGACGTCAAAAAAACGCTTCATGCCATGCTCAGGGATAAAGCCATTCCACAGGCGCAGATCCTGGAAGAGATTAATGCGCTGATTGATGATGCTGGGCTACCGGAAGACATGCGGCTTTCCCGTTCTGGCCTGAACCGTTATGCCACCAGTGTCGAGCAGGTGGGACAGAACCTGCGTCAGATGAGGGAAATGACACAGGCGCTCACCAGCCAGCTCGGCGATAAGCCGATGGGTGAAACGACCAAGCTCATACTGGAGATGGCCAGAAGTCAGCTCTTTAAAGCATTGATGCGCCAGATTGAAGATCCAGAAGCCGAAGTCGATATCGACATGCTCAAAAATGCCATGCTGGCGGCCCAGCGTCTGGAATCAACAGCCATGTCCAGTCATAAGCGCGAAAAAGAAATTCGCCAGGCCTTTGCAGAAGAAGCGGCTAATGCTGTCAGTGACGAACTGCGCGGTACGGATGGGATGAGCGAAGAGCTTGAGCAGCGTATTCGCAATGTGTTGCTGGGGAAAGCGTGA
- a CDS encoding DUF935 domain-containing protein, with protein sequence MGRILDLTGNPFDFDPDLQTAQESLVMMAKRTQDHPSSGITPNRAAIVLRDAERGDLTAQADLAFDMEEKDTHLFSELSKRRLAIQSLPWSIQPPKDATPQEKKDAAMLDEMLQDAAWFEDGIFDAGDAILKGYSMQEIEWGWLGKQRVPVALHWRDPALFCTPESNLNQLRLRDGSADGVELQPFGWFRHQAKSRSGYAGTLGLVRTLVWPFIFKNYSVRDFAEFLEIYGLPMRVGKYPTGATSREKSTLMQAVMDIGRRAGGIIPMGMALEFQSAADGQADPFQAQISWAERSMSKAILGGTLTTEAGDKGARSLGEVHNEVRKEIRNADLRQLRRSVNRDLIYPLLAVNSRTTLDPCRLPGIVFDSGEYEDLSMFAEAIPKLAAGMPVPVSWIQEKLNIPQPNGDEQVFRAAPVAEGLPAVNGQASLSATDLKQTDDIDDMGAAVTPDAFKQAIDPLLKPVIASIIKNGPESAMQDAATLYPELDDAALIDLLTRAIFVADLWGRIDGTSS encoded by the coding sequence ATGGGCCGTATTCTGGATTTAACGGGCAATCCCTTCGATTTTGATCCTGATTTGCAGACGGCGCAGGAATCACTGGTGATGATGGCAAAGCGTACCCAGGATCACCCGTCCAGTGGTATCACGCCAAACCGTGCCGCCATTGTTCTGCGTGACGCCGAACGCGGAGACCTGACGGCTCAGGCTGACCTCGCCTTTGATATGGAAGAAAAGGACACGCATCTGTTTTCCGAGCTGTCAAAGCGCCGGCTGGCCATCCAGTCTTTGCCCTGGAGTATTCAGCCACCGAAAGACGCCACTCCGCAGGAAAAGAAAGATGCGGCCATGCTCGATGAGATGTTGCAGGACGCTGCCTGGTTTGAGGACGGCATTTTTGATGCCGGCGACGCCATCCTCAAGGGCTACAGCATGCAGGAGATCGAATGGGGCTGGCTGGGTAAGCAGCGCGTGCCTGTTGCGCTTCACTGGCGTGATCCTGCGTTGTTCTGTACGCCAGAAAGCAATCTGAATCAGCTCAGGCTGCGCGATGGCAGCGCCGACGGAGTTGAACTTCAGCCGTTTGGCTGGTTCCGCCATCAGGCAAAGTCCCGCTCAGGGTATGCCGGCACGCTGGGTCTGGTCCGTACGCTGGTCTGGCCGTTTATTTTCAAAAACTATTCGGTACGTGATTTTGCTGAGTTTCTGGAGATTTACGGTCTGCCGATGCGCGTGGGCAAGTACCCAACCGGCGCAACCTCCCGAGAGAAATCCACTCTGATGCAGGCGGTCATGGATATCGGGCGTCGTGCTGGCGGTATTATCCCGATGGGTATGGCGCTGGAGTTCCAGAGTGCGGCCGATGGCCAGGCAGACCCGTTCCAGGCGCAAATCAGCTGGGCTGAGCGCTCCATGTCAAAAGCCATTCTGGGTGGAACGTTGACCACGGAAGCCGGTGACAAAGGTGCTCGTTCTCTGGGCGAAGTTCATAACGAAGTCCGTAAAGAGATCCGCAATGCCGACCTGCGGCAGCTGCGTCGCTCTGTCAACCGTGACCTGATTTATCCGTTACTGGCAGTCAACAGCCGAACCACCCTCGACCCGTGCCGTTTGCCGGGTATCGTATTTGATTCCGGTGAATACGAAGACCTCTCTATGTTTGCGGAGGCCATTCCGAAACTGGCGGCAGGTATGCCGGTGCCAGTGTCCTGGATTCAGGAAAAACTGAATATCCCGCAGCCTAACGGTGACGAGCAGGTATTCCGTGCCGCGCCAGTGGCTGAAGGTCTGCCAGCGGTAAACGGTCAGGCCAGTCTGAGTGCGACAGACCTGAAGCAGACTGATGATATTGACGATATGGGCGCGGCGGTGACGCCGGATGCGTTTAAACAGGCCATTGATCCGCTTTTAAAGCCCGTTATTGCCAGCATTATTAAAAACGGCCCTGAATCGGCGATGCAGGATGCGGCGACGCTCTATCCCGAACTGGATGATGCAGCGCTTATCGACCTCCTGACCCGCGCTATCTTTGTCGCTGACCTGTGGGGGCGTATCGATGGCACAAGCAGTTGA
- a CDS encoding phage minor head protein, giving the protein MAQAVDLAYAARLPPKEAVSYFRAKGHNVTWNWYEQLTDAHARAFTVAKAVRLDVLNTLRDEVDRAVHDGITRQEFTRTLAPRLQKLGWWGKQIVVDTEGNAKEIELGSPRRLATIYNVNMRTAYNSGRYAQMMNNVEDYPFWQYVAVMDGRTRPEHAALNGLVFRYDDPFWKTHYPPNGWNCRCRVRALSAERMKALGLKVSYGASFVHTHDVDAGIDETTGEIFRTESTTFDNGRVKMTPDVGWSYNPGSAAFGTDQTLIRKVIETRDPQLREQVIQSLNNSRERQLAFSVWAKRTLTSGRAGEAIQTLGFMSESVAAVVRARVGAEPARLLAISEKGLSDAVSAADPKLSDADVQQLPALMAQPQAVLWDSARNVLMYVTPADDAGQQIVIRTEPAVKNGGDLLDQVVSLSRASLSSLQSAVNAGSLEVIEGRLGLEVAP; this is encoded by the coding sequence ATGGCACAAGCAGTTGATTTGGCATACGCCGCCCGGTTACCCCCAAAAGAGGCGGTCTCTTACTTCAGAGCCAAGGGCCATAACGTCACCTGGAACTGGTATGAGCAACTGACGGACGCGCATGCCCGCGCGTTTACCGTCGCTAAAGCGGTGCGGCTTGATGTGCTGAACACCCTTCGTGACGAGGTTGATCGCGCTGTCCACGACGGCATCACGCGTCAGGAGTTTACCCGGACGCTGGCACCGCGCCTGCAGAAGCTGGGATGGTGGGGAAAGCAGATTGTTGTTGATACCGAGGGTAATGCTAAGGAAATCGAACTGGGCAGCCCGCGCCGTCTTGCGACCATTTACAACGTCAATATGCGCACGGCTTATAACAGCGGCCGTTATGCGCAGATGATGAATAACGTTGAAGATTACCCGTTCTGGCAGTATGTGGCCGTTATGGACGGGCGAACCCGCCCGGAGCATGCTGCGCTGAATGGGCTGGTGTTTCGCTATGATGACCCGTTCTGGAAGACGCACTACCCGCCGAATGGCTGGAATTGCCGCTGCCGCGTCAGGGCGTTGTCTGCTGAACGTATGAAAGCGCTGGGGCTGAAAGTCAGTTATGGGGCATCTTTCGTGCACACCCATGACGTTGACGCCGGCATTGATGAGACCACGGGTGAAATCTTCAGGACGGAATCCACGACCTTTGATAACGGCCGCGTGAAAATGACGCCCGATGTGGGCTGGTCGTATAACCCAGGTTCGGCGGCGTTCGGCACTGACCAGACGCTTATCCGTAAAGTTATCGAGACCCGCGACCCGCAGCTGCGTGAGCAGGTTATCCAGTCGCTCAACAACAGCCGCGAGCGCCAGCTGGCGTTTTCAGTGTGGGCAAAACGGACCCTCACCAGTGGCCGCGCCGGTGAAGCCATTCAGACGCTGGGCTTCATGTCTGAATCCGTTGCCGCCGTGGTCAGAGCGCGAGTCGGTGCTGAACCAGCCCGGTTATTGGCGATCAGCGAAAAAGGTTTGTCTGATGCGGTTTCAGCTGCAGACCCAAAGCTCAGTGATGCCGATGTACAACAATTGCCGGCGCTGATGGCTCAGCCTCAGGCGGTGTTGTGGGATAGCGCAAGGAATGTGCTCATGTATGTAACGCCTGCAGATGATGCCGGACAGCAGATAGTTATCCGCACAGAGCCCGCAGTGAAGAACGGTGGAGACCTGCTTGACCAGGTCGTCAGCCTGTCACGGGCAAGCCTGAGCAGCCTGCAATCAGCGGTGAACGCTGGTTCGCTTGAAGTGATTGAGGGCCGTCTGGGGCTGGAGGTGGCACCATGA
- a CDS encoding phage virion morphogenesis protein, translated as MSIDLAVVLDINRIQTAFISLGAMANDGAIPRAAAAALLSSTENAFEQQADPVTGEHWASWSDPYLAWREKHNYVPGTILTLNGDLARSITTDYGPDWALIGSPMIYAAIHQWGGKARYTVLRARPYMGLDKVGRKEIYAAIEKRAQAALRP; from the coding sequence ATGAGTATTGATTTAGCGGTTGTGCTCGATATCAACAGGATCCAGACGGCGTTCATCAGCCTGGGCGCAATGGCCAACGATGGGGCCATTCCACGTGCCGCAGCTGCTGCACTGCTTTCCTCAACGGAGAACGCTTTTGAACAGCAGGCGGACCCGGTCACCGGTGAGCACTGGGCCAGCTGGAGCGATCCTTATCTTGCGTGGCGTGAGAAACATAATTATGTTCCTGGTACTATCCTGACCCTGAATGGCGATCTGGCCAGGAGCATCACCACGGACTATGGCCCGGACTGGGCACTGATTGGTTCGCCGATGATTTATGCTGCGATTCACCAGTGGGGCGGAAAGGCGCGATATACTGTCCTGAGAGCTCGTCCATATATGGGGCTTGATAAGGTCGGTCGCAAAGAGATTTACGCTGCTATCGAAAAACGTGCTCAGGCTGCTCTCAGGCCATAG
- a CDS encoding phage protease, which translates to MKTKPSSFGIAILAATVGDDGWCQLLPAGRFRARDGRPFDVADGWYMDAAIAARLIDGVRALGQDVLIDYEHNQLRKSEGLSPDELKAAGWFNADEMQWREGQGLFVKPRWTPAALTYLANEEFGFLSAVFPYDLVTGAPTVLRMVALTNDPGATGMQKLAALAASFDELTNHPHEGRPMNENLRQLLARLGITLAENAAVTDEQATAALSAFDALKGKADKHDELNTRVTALSAELVTAKAESGTPDLTKWVPVETYNAIRQELAEVTGKHSTVSLSAVLDKAETEGRIFKSERAYFEQVGAQVGVVALSAQLDAKQPIAALTALQTATTSIPDTRREGLTALSADEKSAAKALGMSEAEYQKLKEEGDK; encoded by the coding sequence ATGAAAACAAAACCTTCCTCTTTTGGTATCGCCATTCTTGCGGCCACCGTCGGTGATGACGGCTGGTGCCAGTTGCTTCCCGCCGGGCGTTTTCGTGCCCGTGATGGTCGGCCGTTCGATGTTGCTGATGGCTGGTATATGGATGCGGCCATCGCTGCACGTCTGATTGATGGCGTCCGGGCTCTTGGCCAGGACGTGCTGATTGATTACGAGCATAACCAGCTGCGCAAGTCTGAAGGACTTTCGCCTGATGAACTGAAAGCGGCTGGCTGGTTTAACGCTGATGAAATGCAGTGGCGTGAAGGCCAGGGGCTTTTTGTTAAGCCTCGCTGGACACCTGCGGCGCTGACCTATCTGGCCAACGAAGAATTCGGCTTCCTTTCGGCCGTTTTTCCTTACGACCTTGTTACTGGTGCACCAACCGTGCTGCGCATGGTGGCGCTGACCAATGACCCTGGCGCGACTGGCATGCAAAAGCTGGCGGCGCTGGCTGCTTCCTTTGATGAACTCACTAACCACCCACATGAGGGACGTCCCATGAATGAAAACCTGCGTCAGCTGCTGGCGCGACTCGGTATCACGCTGGCTGAGAATGCTGCCGTGACCGATGAGCAGGCCACAGCCGCACTGTCAGCTTTTGATGCGCTCAAGGGCAAGGCAGATAAGCACGATGAACTGAACACCCGTGTGACTGCACTCAGTGCTGAACTGGTTACGGCAAAAGCCGAATCCGGCACGCCAGACCTCACCAAATGGGTACCGGTGGAAACCTATAACGCCATTCGCCAGGAGCTGGCAGAGGTCACTGGTAAACACTCCACGGTTTCCCTTAGCGCTGTTCTGGATAAGGCGGAAACCGAAGGCCGTATCTTCAAATCCGAGCGGGCTTACTTTGAGCAGGTTGGCGCTCAGGTTGGGGTTGTCGCACTCTCTGCTCAGCTCGATGCCAAGCAGCCGATTGCGGCGCTGACTGCACTACAGACTGCGACGACCAGTATCCCTGATACCCGCCGCGAAGGTCTTACGGCGCTGTCTGCCGATGAAAAATCAGCAGCAAAAGCACTCGGCATGTCTGAAGCCGAATACCAGAAACTCAAAGAGGAAGGCGATAAATGA
- a CDS encoding Mu-like prophage major head subunit gpT family protein, producing MIVTPSSIKALMTSFRKDFQGGLDGAPSQYQKIAMTVPSSSKSNTYGWLGNAPQLREWVGARVVNQMAASAYTVANRTYEGTVGISRDDFEDDNLGVYSPMFSELGRSAAVQPDELVFGLLKDGFNQACYDGQNFFDTDHPVYSKVDGTGTATSVANVFQQAADWTGDSWYLLDCSRAIKPLIFQDRRKAELVAKTAITDEHVFTDNEFLFGVSCRRAVGFGFWQMAMAMNADLTLDNLWTGWTTMRKFHADGGRPLGLRPTHLVVTPGNEKAAIQLLERELIAGTNGVVSNEMKGKLELVVADYL from the coding sequence ATGATCGTTACCCCGAGCTCCATTAAGGCCCTGATGACCTCATTCCGTAAGGATTTTCAGGGTGGTCTGGATGGTGCGCCATCCCAGTACCAGAAAATTGCCATGACGGTACCGTCATCCTCCAAATCCAATACCTATGGCTGGCTGGGTAACGCGCCGCAGCTGCGTGAGTGGGTCGGTGCGCGAGTTGTGAATCAGATGGCGGCCAGCGCTTACACCGTGGCCAACAGAACCTATGAAGGCACCGTCGGCATCAGTCGTGATGATTTCGAAGATGACAACCTTGGCGTTTACAGCCCGATGTTCTCTGAGCTGGGCCGTTCTGCGGCTGTACAGCCTGACGAGCTGGTGTTTGGCCTGCTGAAAGATGGCTTTAACCAGGCATGTTATGACGGCCAGAACTTCTTCGATACCGACCATCCGGTCTATTCGAAAGTGGATGGCACCGGGACGGCGACGTCTGTTGCGAACGTCTTCCAACAGGCCGCTGACTGGACGGGTGATAGCTGGTATCTGCTGGACTGCTCCCGTGCTATCAAGCCGCTGATCTTCCAGGACCGCCGCAAGGCTGAACTGGTTGCAAAAACAGCCATCACTGACGAACACGTCTTTACCGACAACGAATTCCTGTTTGGTGTCAGCTGTCGTCGTGCGGTGGGCTTTGGTTTCTGGCAGATGGCGATGGCCATGAACGCCGATCTGACACTCGACAACCTCTGGACCGGCTGGACCACCATGCGCAAATTCCACGCCGATGGTGGCCGTCCACTGGGGCTGCGTCCTACTCACCTGGTGGTTACTCCGGGCAATGAGAAAGCGGCCATCCAGTTGCTGGAGCGTGAACTGATTGCCGGCACCAACGGCGTCGTCAGTAACGAAATGAAAGGCAAGCTGGAACTGGTGGTCGCTGACTACCTGTAA
- a CDS encoding HI1506-related protein, which translates to MSEELKQGIDGTSPTRETAGNQLFDLVVKCYRDVYRRAGIPFTRGENRVVGVTEAQVRILEGDSVLKIVSGSPAPDAEEPGTVDNVGLGSELKTEELNEPPLNERIILAVAGLDKSNAEHFTSAGKPRVAAVSTALGEIISSEQLNAALASQGEDA; encoded by the coding sequence ATGTCAGAAGAACTTAAGCAAGGCATTGATGGCACTTCACCGACTCGCGAAACAGCTGGCAATCAGCTTTTCGACCTGGTTGTCAAATGTTACCGGGACGTATACCGCCGCGCCGGCATCCCGTTCACCCGTGGCGAGAATCGCGTGGTGGGCGTCACTGAAGCGCAAGTGCGTATTCTCGAAGGCGACAGCGTCCTCAAAATCGTATCTGGCTCGCCAGCACCGGACGCGGAAGAGCCAGGGACCGTGGACAACGTGGGCCTGGGCAGTGAGCTGAAAACTGAAGAACTGAATGAGCCACCGTTGAACGAGCGCATCATTCTGGCCGTCGCGGGTCTGGATAAGTCTAACGCTGAGCATTTCACCTCTGCGGGAAAACCGCGCGTGGCTGCTGTGTCTACCGCTCTGGGGGAAATCATCTCCAGTGAGCAGCTCAATGCGGCGCTGGCCTCACAGGGTGAGGACGCGTAA
- a CDS encoding gp436 family protein has translation MTYATVAEMASRYQRRNLDLLTKTRTDNNQPDDVIIDAALADATAMMDSYIVARYTLPLTVAPATLPQVCCVIAWYFLQDTRATEQSTQRYKDAIRWLEGVRDGKIPLGTDTAGSAPDGENLAQVVSDAPVFSRKQQGFI, from the coding sequence ATGACTTATGCCACTGTCGCGGAAATGGCGTCCCGGTATCAGCGCCGCAATCTGGATCTACTGACCAAAACACGGACGGATAATAACCAGCCGGATGACGTCATCATTGATGCAGCGCTGGCTGACGCGACTGCGATGATGGATAGCTACATTGTCGCCCGCTACACATTACCGCTGACGGTGGCTCCAGCGACCTTGCCGCAGGTCTGCTGCGTCATTGCCTGGTACTTCCTGCAGGACACGCGAGCGACTGAACAATCAACACAGCGCTATAAGGACGCCATCCGCTGGCTGGAAGGCGTCCGGGACGGAAAGATTCCGCTTGGCACCGACACTGCCGGCAGTGCCCCAGATGGTGAGAACCTTGCTCAGGTGGTTTCTGATGCGCCTGTTTTCTCGCGTAAACAGCAGGGTTTTATCTGA
- a CDS encoding phage protein Gp37 → MIGDTETALLEAVKGLFGNTLRDVDTHPGTWDDVAIKRMLLSEPAVYIAWLGCGPGRTSREVESHWVLYVCASMLNGREGDRLGIYQIVERLVAGINWKTFGSTTGMKLTKGQNLYTDAQGGAGCALYGLYFSGTTPIDTSIDLSSLDDYERHWQTWKQPDGTPPFEAHINVNEKQP, encoded by the coding sequence ATGATTGGCGATACCGAAACCGCGCTGCTTGAGGCTGTTAAAGGACTTTTCGGCAACACCTTGCGCGATGTCGATACGCATCCGGGTACCTGGGATGATGTGGCTATCAAGCGCATGCTGCTCAGTGAGCCAGCGGTCTATATCGCCTGGCTGGGCTGTGGTCCCGGACGAACCTCTCGTGAGGTTGAAAGCCATTGGGTCCTCTACGTATGCGCCAGCATGCTCAACGGTCGTGAAGGTGACCGGCTGGGTATCTACCAGATTGTTGAGCGCCTGGTGGCGGGGATTAACTGGAAGACATTCGGCTCCACCACCGGCATGAAGCTGACCAAAGGACAAAACCTCTACACCGATGCGCAAGGGGGCGCAGGTTGTGCGCTTTACGGCCTTTATTTCAGCGGCACAACGCCCATCGATACCAGCATTGATCTCAGCTCTCTGGATGACTACGAACGCCACTGGCAGACGTGGAAACAACCAGACGGCACCCCGCCTTTTGAGGCGCATATCAACGTAAATGAGAAACAACCATGA
- a CDS encoding DUF2635 domain-containing protein codes for MTDVLKIKPAPGRTVRDPQTMKLLAVDGETKPQTSFWLRRLKDGDVLPVEATKKGAK; via the coding sequence ATGACTGATGTGCTGAAGATTAAGCCGGCTCCCGGCCGCACTGTTCGCGACCCGCAGACCATGAAACTGCTGGCCGTGGACGGTGAGACCAAGCCGCAAACCAGTTTCTGGCTGCGCCGCCTCAAAGATGGCGACGTGCTCCCGGTAGAAGCCACTAAGAAAGGTGCGAAATGA
- a CDS encoding phage tail sheath subtilisin-like domain-containing protein: MSDISFDSIPAGGEIRVPLAYIEFNNSNAVSGTPAPRQRVLMFGQRASDVNQKPVGSVPANTLTRIYSPSQASAAFGQGSMIHLMATEFLRLNRVAELYCIAQGDGTGVADAATIKLSGTATENGTLVTYVAGVRIPATVKTGDKGADIAQSLADLINAKYDLPVTATVVPDSGGENADPTHADVKLSAKFLGRSCPTDTRFNYYDQEMIPGGIVATVTYPADTNSNPDLSASIAAMGDLQFKYLVMPYTDPTNLNLLRTELTDRWGPINQADGIAFTSYHGTMGSLTTFGQSRNDHLLCCLGAPATPQPQYVWCTSIAAVAAASLSIDPARPLQTLVVSNLMPPKETDLFTWPERNGLLFDGISTFTVNDGGQVQLERLITTYRTNSYGDPDPSYLNVETIATLSYLRYSTRVRITQKFPRHKLADNGTNFAPGQPVVTPSIIKTELLALFTEWEEAGLVEDFTTFKDELYVVRNKSDRDRVDVLAGPNLINQFRIFAEQIRFIL, encoded by the coding sequence ATGAGCGATATTTCCTTTGATTCGATCCCGGCGGGCGGCGAAATTCGCGTTCCTCTGGCGTATATCGAGTTCAACAACAGCAACGCGGTTTCCGGCACTCCTGCGCCACGTCAGCGTGTTCTGATGTTCGGCCAGCGAGCTTCTGACGTTAATCAGAAGCCTGTGGGGTCGGTGCCGGCGAATACGTTGACGCGTATTTACTCCCCGTCTCAGGCATCTGCCGCATTCGGCCAGGGGTCGATGATCCACCTGATGGCGACGGAGTTCCTGAGGCTCAACCGCGTTGCGGAGCTGTACTGCATCGCCCAGGGCGATGGAACAGGTGTTGCCGATGCCGCTACCATTAAGCTGAGCGGTACAGCAACAGAGAACGGTACTCTGGTGACTTATGTTGCGGGTGTTCGTATTCCTGCCACGGTTAAGACTGGCGATAAAGGCGCGGATATCGCGCAGAGTCTGGCTGACCTGATTAATGCAAAATACGATCTGCCGGTGACAGCGACTGTCGTACCCGATAGCGGCGGCGAGAACGCAGACCCGACCCATGCCGATGTGAAGTTATCAGCTAAGTTTCTCGGCCGCTCCTGCCCGACAGATACGCGCTTCAACTATTACGATCAGGAAATGATACCTGGCGGCATTGTGGCCACGGTGACCTATCCGGCCGATACCAACAGCAACCCGGACCTGTCAGCCTCTATCGCCGCAATGGGTGATTTGCAGTTTAAATACCTGGTCATGCCTTATACCGACCCGACGAACCTGAACCTGTTGCGTACCGAATTGACGGACCGCTGGGGGCCGATTAACCAGGCGGATGGTATCGCGTTTACCAGCTATCACGGCACGATGGGTAGTCTGACGACCTTCGGGCAGAGCCGCAATGATCATCTGCTGTGCTGCCTTGGCGCACCAGCGACACCACAACCGCAGTATGTCTGGTGCACCAGTATTGCTGCTGTGGCGGCTGCGTCACTGAGCATCGACCCGGCCCGACCTCTGCAGACGCTGGTCGTCAGTAACCTGATGCCGCCGAAAGAGACAGACCTCTTCACCTGGCCTGAGCGTAATGGTCTTTTGTTTGACGGCATCAGCACCTTTACCGTCAACGACGGCGGTCAGGTGCAGCTTGAGCGTCTTATCACGACATATCGCACCAACAGCTACGGCGACCCGGACCCGTCCTACCTCAACGTTGAGACCATCGCGACGCTGAGCTATCTGCGCTATTCGACCCGCGTGCGTATTACACAGAAATTCCCGCGTCATAAGCTCGCTGACAACGGTACGAACTTCGCGCCGGGTCAACCGGTTGTAACCCCATCGATTATCAAAACGGAGCTGCTGGCACTGTTTACCGAGTGGGAGGAAGCCGGTCTGGTGGAAGACTTCACCACCTTTAAAGACGAGCTCTATGTGGTGCGCAACAAAAGCGATCGTGACCGTGTTGATGTGCTGGCCGGGCCGAACCTCATTAACCAGTTCCGCATCTTCGCGGAACAGATCCGCTTCATCCTCTAA
- a CDS encoding phage tail tube protein — MAGNQRQGVAFIRVNGLELETLAGCTFTPAGDTRETVKGSRVYGYKSTPREATLECKIPGGSGIGLDEVINWTDVTAEFKADTGETWMMPNAWQTDEPQNSDGEITIKLAAKTSKRIA; from the coding sequence ATGGCAGGAAATCAACGTCAGGGCGTCGCCTTTATCCGCGTCAACGGCCTTGAGCTTGAAACGCTGGCGGGCTGTACCTTCACCCCTGCGGGTGACACTCGGGAAACCGTTAAAGGCAGTCGTGTCTATGGCTATAAATCGACGCCGCGTGAAGCCACACTGGAATGCAAAATCCCTGGTGGCAGCGGTATTGGTCTGGATGAAGTCATCAACTGGACGGATGTGACCGCCGAGTTTAAAGCCGATACCGGGGAAACCTGGATGATGCCAAATGCCTGGCAGACCGACGAACCACAAAACAGCGACGGTGAAATCACCATCAAACTCGCCGCTAAAACCAGCAAACGTATCGCGTAA
- a CDS encoding phage tail assembly protein, translated as MSMTEIKDPELEAFEFQQEILDALKNGTFRLLDGIPYGVGEEVEMQYDITFRELTAGDIIDAQMASERVVETKAGPQLVSSPSQMGLEMLRRQIATVGAIKGPLSLILLKKMSQRDFHRVSLATDLRDVAQAAAMTPDRGRVAAVSE; from the coding sequence ATGTCCATGACCGAGATTAAAGACCCTGAGCTGGAAGCTTTTGAGTTCCAGCAGGAAATCCTTGATGCCCTGAAAAATGGAACTTTCCGTCTGCTCGATGGCATCCCCTATGGCGTGGGTGAAGAGGTGGAAATGCAATATGACATCACCTTCCGCGAGCTGACGGCCGGCGACATTATTGATGCACAGATGGCCTCTGAGCGAGTTGTGGAGACCAAAGCGGGTCCACAACTGGTGAGTTCACCTTCTCAGATGGGGCTGGAAATGCTGCGCCGGCAGATTGCAACTGTCGGCGCTATTAAGGGGCCATTGTCTCTGATTCTGCTTAAAAAAATGTCCCAGCGTGATTTCCATCGAGTCTCACTGGCGACCGATTTACGTGATGTTGCTCAGGCCGCGGCGATGACCCCTGACCGGGGGCGAGTGGCTGCAGTGTCGGAATGA